TGGCCGTGCTGCTGATCTCGGCGGACCTGGACGAGCTGATCGGCCTGTCCGACACGATCCGGGTGATGCTGCGGGGTCGGCTGGTCGCGGACGCCGACCCGGCCACGGTCACCCCGGAAGACCTCGGCAGTGCGATGACCGGCGCGGGCGCCACGAGCGCCGCCGCCGTCGAGCACGCCCCTGGCGCCGTGCGGGCGCCGGAATCGGAAGGCGAGTGATGGGAATCTTGCGCGGCAAACTGCTGCCGCCCGTGCTGGCGATCCTGTTCTCCGCCCTGCTGTGCGGTGTGGCGCTGGTGGTGTCCGGCGCGAACCCGCTGCGGGCGTTCGGGGTGATGCTGTCGCAGGTCGGTGAGGGGACCACCGCGGTCGACATCGTCAACAGCACCGGCACCTACTACATCGCGGCGCTGGCGGTGGCGATCGGGTTCCAGATGAACCTGTTCAACATCGGCGTCGAGGGCCAGTACCGGGTCGCGGCGGTCGTCGCGGCCGTGGTCGGCGGCTCCATCGCGCTGCCGCCCGGCCTGCACGCCCTGGTGATCATCCTGACGGCCGCCGTCGCCGGCGCGCTGTGGGCGGCGGTCCCGGCGATCCTCAAGGTGACGCGCGGCGTCAACGAGGTCATCTCCACGATCATGATGAACGGCCTGGCGCTGGGCCTGGCCGCGTACCTGATCGGCGCGGACGTGTTCGGCGAGCTGCGCGGCAACAACATCCGCACCCCGGAGATCCCGGAGAGCGGCTGGGTGCCCGGCATCTCCCTCGGCTCGTCCGGCACGGTGTTCGGCCTGGTGTTCCTGGCCGTGCTGCTGGGCGTCGGCTACTGGGTGATGATGAACCGCACCCGGTTCGGCTTCGAGCTGCGGGCGTCCGGCGAGTCGTCCACGGCCGCCGCCGCGGGTGGCGTGAACGCCAAGAAGATGGTGCTGGTCGCGATGCTGCTGTCCGGCGCGATCGCCGGCCTGGTGTCGATGCCCGAGATCCTGGGCCGCGACCACACGTACAACCTGAACTTCCCGGCGGGCATCGGCTTCTCCGGCATCGCGATCGCGCTGCTCGGGCGCAACCACCCGGGCGGCATCGCGTTCGGCGCGCTGCTGTGGGCGTTCCTGGACAAGTCGGGCCTCGCGCTGGACAACGTCGGCGTGCCGCGCGAGATCGTGACGATCATGCAGGGGGCGATCGTGCTGTCGGTCGTCGTCGCGTACGAGGTGGTCCGCCGGTTCGAGCTGGCCGCGCAGCAGCGGCAGGTCGGTCGGCAGCTCGGAACGGTGGATGCGGCATGAGCACTTCGTTGATGAACCCGTCCGAAGCCCCTTCCACCGTGCCGCCGCCGCGCAAGAGGCGCCGGATCCCCGGTTGGGCCGTCGGCGCGCTGGGGGTGGCGGGCGCGGTCGTGCTGCTGTCGACCACGTCCTACCTGACCGGCGTGCCGCAGCTGACGTCCACCGGCACCATCCAGACCGCGGTGCGGTTGGCGCTGCCGATCCTGCTGGCCGCGCTCGGCGGCCTGTGGGCCGAGCGCGCGGGCGTGGTGAACATCGGCCTCGAAGGCATGATGATCATGGGCACGTGGGGCGCGGCGTGGGCCGGCTACCAGTGGGGCCCGTGGGCGGCGCTGGTGGCGGCGGCCGTGTTCGGCGCGCTGGGCGGGCTGCTGCACGCCATCGCGACCGTGACGTTCGGGGTGAACCACATCGTCTCCGGCGTGGCGATCAACCTGCTCGGGGCGGGCCTGACCAAGTACCTGTCCACGCTGATCTTCTTCCCGCTGTCGAACAACCCGCGCGAGTCGCCCGCGGTGTCGAAGTTCGACACGTACTCGGCCGCCGGGCTGTCGGACTGGCTCGGCGAGCTGGAGGCGCAGCAGCGGGTCGGGCTCTCCGACGTCGCCGGCATCCTGCGCGGCCTGGTCACCGGCGTGTCGCCGTTGACGATGCTGGCCGTCCTGCTGGTGGTCGGCAGCTACCTGGTGCTGTGGCGGACCCGGTTCGGGCTGCGGCTGCGCTCGTGCGGCGAGAACCCGGTGGCCGCCGAGTCGCTGGGCGTCAACGTCTACCGGTACAAGTACGTCGCGGTGATCGCGTCCGGCGCGCTGGCGGGCATCGGCGGCGCGGCCCTGGTGCTCAACCCCGGCCAGCCCGGCTACCTGGAGGGCCAGGTCAACGGGCGCGGGTTCATCGGCCTGGCGGCGATGATCTTCGGCAACTGGCGGCCGGGCGGGCTGCTCGGCGGCGCGGCCCTGTTCGGGTACGCCGACGGGTTGCAGCTGCGGTCCGGCGGCAAGACGTTCCTGGCGCTGGTCTACGGCGCGGTGCTGCTGCTGGTCGTGATCGTGGTCTGGCAGCTCGTGCGCCGCCGCTGGTTCGCCGCCGCGGCCGGGATCGTGGCCGCCGGCGCGCTGTACGCCGTGTACTACTCGGTGGACGAGGTGCCGAGCGAGCTGACCACCTACGCGCCGCACCTGGTGACGCTGATCGTGCTGGCCGTCGCGTCGCAGCGATTGCGGATGCCCGCGGCCGACGGGGTGGTGTACCGCCGTGGTTGAGGTGGACTGGGACCTGCTGCGGGCGCGCGCCGTCGAGGCCGCGCAGGCCGCGTACTGCCCGTACTCCGGCCTGCGGGTCGGCGCGGCGGCGGTCTGCGACGACGGCCGCGTCGTCGTCGGGTGCAACGTCGAGAACGCCGCGTACGGCGTCGGGCTGTGCGCCGAGTGCACGCTGGCCGGTCAGTTCTTCCTGACCGGTGGCGGCAGGCTGGTCGCGCTGGCCTGCCGCAGCGGCACGGGTGAGCTGCTGATGCCGTGCGGGCGGTGCCGACAGGTGATCTACGAGCTGGGCGGCGCGACCTGCCTGGTGGACACGCCGTCCGGCGTGCTGCCGATGACCTCGGTGCTGCCGGACGCGTTCGGACCGGAGGACCTGCCGTGACCCGGCCACCGGGACCGCACACCGCCGTGGACGTGATCCGCGCCAAGCGCGACCGCGCCCGGTTGACCGACGACCAGATCGACTGGGTGGTCGACGCCT
This genomic window from Saccharothrix sp. HUAS TT1 contains:
- a CDS encoding cytidine deaminase, which gives rise to MVEVDWDLLRARAVEAAQAAYCPYSGLRVGAAAVCDDGRVVVGCNVENAAYGVGLCAECTLAGQFFLTGGGRLVALACRSGTGELLMPCGRCRQVIYELGGATCLVDTPSGVLPMTSVLPDAFGPEDLP
- a CDS encoding ABC transporter permease, which gives rise to MGILRGKLLPPVLAILFSALLCGVALVVSGANPLRAFGVMLSQVGEGTTAVDIVNSTGTYYIAALAVAIGFQMNLFNIGVEGQYRVAAVVAAVVGGSIALPPGLHALVIILTAAVAGALWAAVPAILKVTRGVNEVISTIMMNGLALGLAAYLIGADVFGELRGNNIRTPEIPESGWVPGISLGSSGTVFGLVFLAVLLGVGYWVMMNRTRFGFELRASGESSTAAAAGGVNAKKMVLVAMLLSGAIAGLVSMPEILGRDHTYNLNFPAGIGFSGIAIALLGRNHPGGIAFGALLWAFLDKSGLALDNVGVPREIVTIMQGAIVLSVVVAYEVVRRFELAAQQRQVGRQLGTVDAA
- a CDS encoding ABC transporter permease; amino-acid sequence: MSTSLMNPSEAPSTVPPPRKRRRIPGWAVGALGVAGAVVLLSTTSYLTGVPQLTSTGTIQTAVRLALPILLAALGGLWAERAGVVNIGLEGMMIMGTWGAAWAGYQWGPWAALVAAAVFGALGGLLHAIATVTFGVNHIVSGVAINLLGAGLTKYLSTLIFFPLSNNPRESPAVSKFDTYSAAGLSDWLGELEAQQRVGLSDVAGILRGLVTGVSPLTMLAVLLVVGSYLVLWRTRFGLRLRSCGENPVAAESLGVNVYRYKYVAVIASGALAGIGGAALVLNPGQPGYLEGQVNGRGFIGLAAMIFGNWRPGGLLGGAALFGYADGLQLRSGGKTFLALVYGAVLLLVVIVVWQLVRRRWFAAAAGIVAAGALYAVYYSVDEVPSELTTYAPHLVTLIVLAVASQRLRMPAADGVVYRRG